CATTAACAAGGCCATCCTCCGTCCCGTTTACCAAATGCCAACCCTCAACGAGCAGCTTCATAGACTAGCTCATGCCAAATGCTTTTCTCTTGTTGATGTACGCGATGGCTTCCTCCACATACCCCTGGATGAAGAGTCCTCGCACATGACCACAATGCACACCTCTTATGGCCGCTACCGCTGGCGACGCCTTCCTTTCGGGATCTCAAGTGCCCCTGAAGAATTTCAGATGCGACTTATTTCTGCTCTAGAGGGTCTAGAGGGCATAATTTGTATAGCTGACGACATATTGGTCTTTGGAGAAGGAACAGATTTCACTGAAGCTGAGAAAGATCATGATCGCCGGTTTGTAGCCCTAATGGAACGTTGCCTCCAAAAGAACATTAAACTAAACCCCACTAAACTGCAGTTCAAGTTAACAGAGGTGAAGTTTATGGGTAACATCATCACAGCCACTGGGATGAAAGCCGACCCTGACAAAGTCACTGCTATAACTGCGATGCCCACGCCAAGAAACAAAGCCGCCCTCCTACGATTCCTCGGAATGGCCAACTACCTATCGCCATACTGCTCAAATCTCAGTACCATCATTAGACCCCTCACTGCCCTAACCCAGAAAGACCTCCCATTCTCGTGGACGGAGATTCAAGAAAGAGCTTTCAACGACGCAAAGCAATTGATCGCTGCTGCACCAATTCTCCAATACTATGATTTAGGGAAACCTGTGGTACTCCAAGTGGACGCCAGCGAAGAAGGCTTGGGGGGAGCTCTCCTCCAACCGAACGCCGAAGGTAAACTTCAACCAGTCGCCTTTACCTCAAACAGCCTGAGCAGCACCGAACAGCGCTATTCACAAATTGAAAAAGAATGCCTCGCCATCTGCAACACATTTGGAAAATTTGATCATTGGCTGTTCGGTAAATCAGACATCACAGTGCACACAGACCACCAACCCCTCGAAACCATCTACAAGAAACCACTTCACAAGTCACCCGCACGTCTTCAGCGAATGCTAATGAGACTTCAGAGATACCAGTTCAGCCTACAATACAAGAAAGGTACAAGCCTTCATATAGCAGACACACTATCTCGCGCTGCTCTACCCACCCCAGTGCAGGCAAAAGTGACAGGGTTTGAAGTGTTCCGCGTTGAACTTGAGCACTCTGACAATGACCACAACCCCCGACTCACCGATGTCACAGAAGAACTCCTCAAATCAGAAACCAAAAAGGATCAAACCCTGACTGATCTACAACAAACCATCACCTCTGGTTGGCCGGACGACAAACAACACCTGGCCCCCAACCTCCGCCCATTCTGGCCCTTCAGAGAGGAACTAAGCACTCTCAACGGCATCGTTTACAAAGGTCAGCAAGTCCTGGTTCCTCAGTCCATGCACTCTACAATGCTTAGGAAAATACATGCAAACCACTTTGGAGCAGAGTCCAACGTTCGCATGGCACGAGAGGTTCTATTCTGGCCGGGCATGCGGAAAGCCATTTCAGACATGTGTGACAGCTGCAGTGTTTGTGCCCAATACAGTAGAACTCTCACCAAAGAACCCATGAAGTCATTACCAATTCCAACGCAGACATGGCAAATTGTGAGCCAAGATATCTTTACCCATGAGCAAAAGGACTACCTAGTTACTGTCTGCCATTTTTCGGACTGGATCGAGGTCGATGAACTCCAGGACACCCTCTCCGCCACAGTCATAAACAAGACCAAGGCCCACTTTGCGCGATTTGGCATACCACAAATCTGCCATACTGACAATGGCTCACAATTTGCAAGCAAGGAATATGAGAACTTTGCCACACAGTACGGATTCAAACACACAACCTCCTCACCCTATCACCCTCAAGGCAATGGCAGAGCTGAAGCTGCAGTCAAAGTGGCCAAAGCAACACTGAAGAAATCCGCTGACTTCCAGACTGCGCTGCTCAATTACCGAAACACACCACCTCAGGGACATACATATTCACCTGCACAGCGCATGCTCTGTCGACGTACCAGGACAACCCTGCCAACACCCAACCACCTCATAAAGCCCTCACCAATCAACCCAGATGTCGTCACTCAAGAGCTCACCTTGAAGCGAGCCGCGAGCAAACGCTACTACGACACCAAACCGACCAAAGTACATCCCGAGCTTGCTGTCGGTTCCAGTGTATATGCAAAACCTCCACCTACACAGAGGAGTCATCCATGGATACGAGGGACTATCATCTCCCAGGACACACCTAGATCATACACTATTCAGACACCAACCAGCAACATCCGTCGAAACCGGGTTCATATCACGCCAACAATGGAACAGTCTCCTCCACCAAAACAGACCAACCCTCCGGCACGGTTACAGGCACCCCCACCGGACAACGGTACCCTCTCCATAGAACCACAAGCAGAAGAAACTGTTGCCAACAATCAATCTCCTGCGCAGACTCTACCACCACACCTCACCAGACCAGAGATAATCCCAAGCAATGGGCCTGAGAAGCTTGCAACTCTACCTAGCCAAGACCACCCTCCGGCACCCCCTCTTGGGAACACAAGAACAAGAACGAGGATCATCAAACTTCCTTTGAGATTAAGAGACTATGAACTGACCTAGTGGTCTACATGGACTACCAATTATTCATTCTCTTGCGCCTCTTACAGCGCTCATTGGTGTATTTTtgttatgttgttgttgtatacttttttttttatatataagaGGGGAGATGTTGGGAACTAGCCCCGAGACCCCTCTCGGTCCCTCATCCGGGATATGAACGTTGTACGTAGAGTTCGCACATGGCGAAATTATAACTTCATCTGTGTTTACAATTTGTCTCGTATATGCTTGGTCCCCTGGCACACAGCGCTAAACTGGCACATATTCAAAAAAGTAATTACTGTAGGAATAGCAGGATTAAAATCCAAATTTGCAAACTCGTTTTTTATCCTAGTTTCTATTATACCTATGAATATTAAAGTGAACATAATTGTGggggacgtcaatcaaatgtttcgaTGATGAATTAGACTGTCGCCAAGTGAACAggactattgtcatggaaacatatGATTGACATCCACCcaaaatttagttttgaaaaGTGAAGAAAAGTCATTGAGGGGCATGTGTGACCGATAACTGCTGTGACATGATTTACCAAATTAGGACAAAGAAACCCAGGCTTAGATAGGAACTCCGTTTGCTAGGGACTCTGCAAATCGTTAAACCGTATCATGAAACAGTGTTTTGTTGTGCATGGTAGGGGTAGgcttattgttttgttttgttgttgctcAGTTCCTTTTGCGCAGTAAGGTTTAACAGTGATATTGTATGTCTCTAATACGGTATGTGACTAAAGTGAACTTTGGCTCAACATACCGTgtaataaaagttgaaaatgttattagcaggctaagacaaaattctctgcaaagttaaaaaaaaattttctgtgGCGGATTAGAGGCACcgtaatattttttaattttgaaggtGGCCATGAATCTGTccaagataatttttttaactttgcagaaaggtTTATCCTAGCGTGCTggtcactctccagcaataaaagatgggggtcaccaagttcatttttgagatatatgcGTTTAAGGGCAAAACATAGACTGTTTTTAGATggatttttgttgccatggtaacccgtTACGTCACATTAACAAGTTCGTGTTGTTAAGCATCcactggtgtttcatatggcatcataacattaccattaagtgaaaaagtttgatagattcaatccttccaaatagagCATTTTCATTCATGTGACCagtagccatattggattactgaaacaaaagaaagtatttgcataaaaatagagatcaattcccggaggattagtttggtacaccatcatggccgccattcctttgttttggaacaccaacatggcagccgtaacgtcatgtgaaaacgctctattgtacagtttgttgaaagtgttcaAAACTGCTTTGAGCGTTTAGggtgaaaatgggcctttaaaATCACTTTCTGAAAGGTCAGGAAAGCGAACTACCATTTTCACACTAGAACGTGGTTTCAATTGCACATCAGCAGAATTTGCTTCAGTGAATCATATGCACTGAAGGTTATAAAGACAATCAATGGTGGTAATTGTTAATCAGTAATTTAATAAGTCACTTAGGAACACTCAATTGAATCCAATAAGTGAATcaataacccattgacccctgagaatGACactttttactctgtctgacgccagacgattttactcgtcagtgggaggcgtcctagggcgtttgaggtgtgaatgggttacaCTCAGTCAAAAACTTCatatgttttctttccttttctgtgcAGATATGATGTGAAAAATCGGTAGTTTGGATTACCATGGCCACACCAGGTCCCCTGGCCAGCTCTAAGGAGAAGACAAATGGGGCCAAGCTGAGTCGACTTATTATTGATGGTGGAACAACTGTACTGAGAAATGTTTTTGACACTCATCACCCTCCTGCAAACTTAGCAGCTGATCTTAATGCCTGTTATTCTATCCTTACCAACCTTTCACGCAGACGAATTCTCAATGGCCACCAGTGGGACAAGCTCTTTCCTGTTGGTGGAGCTTCCCCTGACTCCAACACGTTTGATATCACTCTGCTGTTCCTCCTTCTGACCAACATTTGTGGACTTACCCCTCCCCACACTGGATGGCATTGCAAGCCGCCCCCAAGTGACACTTCTCGTGAGGCAAACCTTGCTCGAATTAAGTTTTTTCGTAATCAGTTGTATGGGCACATCACAACCACTGGTGTCGATGAACTGATGTTCAATGCTCTGTGGCAGGAAATCAGTGCTGTTCTAGTGTCTCTTGGGTTAAGTCAGGCAGAGATTGATCGATTGAAGGCAGAGCGATGTGGAGAGGAGGATTATCTTAACGCATTACGAGACTGGGCAGAGAGTGAAGCGGATCTCAAGACTCAACTTAATGAGGTGCGTCAACTTCAGAACACAGTCCAAGAGAGTGTCAAGGAAAACAAATCCATCCTTAAAGACTTAAGAATCCAGCAGTCAACAACCCAAGAGACTGTTGAGAAAGTCTATTCCAGACTTGAAAACTTGCAAATTTCTCAGAACACAACCCAAGAAGGTGTCAAGGACAGCAGTTCCAGGTTTCACGACATACATCAAGTTGTTACGGAAACTTGTCACGCAAAACACAACACCAATCAGGAGGACAATATCCTTAAGAAACTTGCAAAGGTCGACACCCAACGTGATGTTAGAGATTATACAAAGAGATACTTAGAAGGAACCCGTGAGTCTTTGTTTGCTAAAATCAGCACCTGGTTGGATGATGCAAGTTCTCCAAATCGTGTCTTGGTGCTCAGCGGAAATGCAGGGATGGGGAAATCTGTCATCGCTGCTGAGATGTGTAAAAGAATGCACGAAGCTGGCAGATTGGCGGGAAGCCATTTTTGTCACCATGACAGAGCACGCCACAGGAACCCCAAGGTGATGATGCAGTCTTTAGCCTGTCACCTGTCATGCTATCTTCCAGAGTACAAGAGAGCCCTTGTGGAACAGTTATCTGGAAATCTGGGTGTAGAGATCAACGACATGGAAGTGAGCGATCTGTTTGATTTGCTTTTTTCAGAACCTCTGAACAAAGTAGCAGATCCAGGTCGTACATCTCTTGTGGTAATAGATGCTGTAGACGAAAGTGAATACCAAGGACGAAATGATCTTCTTGACGTGATTGCCAACTTGTTTAAGAGTTTACCACTTTGGCTTCGATTTTTGGTGACAACGCGACCCGAAGTTAACATTTGGAACAGCCTCAAAGATTTGCAACCACTGCTACTCGAGCCAAAAGATGAAGAGAACTTGAAGGTCATTCGTTTTTACTTTGAACATAGTCTAAGCGATTTACTGGAATTTGAAAGGCGGGAGGTGGTCTTAGATTATCTCGTGCAGAAGTCAGAGGGAGTCTTCCTGTGTGCCAAGTTTTTGGTAGATTTTATAAGGGCCAAGTGTTCAACTCTTCTCACCTTGGAACAACTGGACAAGACCCTTCCGGCGGGCATTGCGTGTGTTTACCAGTCATATTTCCAACGGCTCGAACAAGCTATGTGTAAGGAAGTAAACATAACTGAAGAGCAATTTCTGTGTTTCCTGGGTGCGATTGCAGCTGCCAGGGAACCACTGCCATTGGGTTTTGTTCCTAAATTGTTGTGCACGAACATGTCGTCCTCGATTGTTGTGCGAAAGGCGAGCAAAGCCATTGCCATTGTGTCATCACTTCTTCCTGTTCACGAAGACCGCATTCATGTCTTTCATAAATCAGTCAAGGACTGGTTGACAGACAAGTCACGCTACGGGCAGCACTGTTTCAGTGTGGAGGAAATGGAAGGCCATAAGATCCTTTCTACTCTTTGTTCTAACGAGTTTGACGAGTTAAAGAGCAGTTGTATTGGTAACTTACAATCCTTCACTGACACTTCAAGGTATGCCTTGGAACATGGTGTTCAGCACATGTTACAGTTAGACCAGGACATGAAATCTTGTAGCCTTGAACAAAGGGCCGGAAAATATGTGTCAGACCTAGAGCTTTTGTACGCAAAGCTTTGTGTGAACCTGCCAGGAGCCACGGAAGATATCGTTGGTGTAATGAAGCAGGGTGGTTTGAAGACGATATCTGCCGAGTGTTGTGACACCCTTTCTTCtttattgtttcttttaaaGAAGCACCGCGTAACCTTGCAGGAATATCCCTTTACTATTTTTCAGTGTTCGTTAAATGAGGGAAGTAGTAAGTTATCTTCTGACTCGTTTCAGCTTCTGGAGACCAAGTATTCCGATAAACCTCACATGGAGTTGTTAAAGAAAAATCACGCCCAAAGAGGTATTCAAGCTCGGTTTGGTTGTGGATCACAAGTGGCTTGTTTGGATGTGTCCCCTAGCTTAGAGTACATGGTGTGTGAATGTCGCGATGGAAGCATTCAGTTTTGGTCACTTGCTTCAGGTAACCTCAAATGGAAACGCTATGTCAAACCAAAACAGTATCATGATTACGTGGTTGGTCCATTTAGAATCATTGTAACTTCGCGTGAATTGGTTGGTTTTTATCGTTCTGTTGTATTTCATCCTATCAAGGATGTCATTTTGCCAGGAGTGCTAAACACTGCTTACTCCTTTAATGGAGACTTGAAGCCGCTTTTTCCTACCAGTAAGTGCAGTTTTTCTGTCTGTTCTATTTGCGGCGACGAGATGTTAACTGATTGTCCCGACGATGCAAAATGTCTTATGATGTGGAATCTAAACGATGGTAGGGAGATTGATCGTGTCTACAGagaaaaagacattttttcttttgcaatgtCCCAAGATGGAAAGCTCGTGGCAATGTCCCATTCACCGGGCTCTATTTGTTTAGTTGAGCGGGAAAATGGTTTTTCGACTCTAGCAGAGGTACCTTTAATGCGCGGTTTTGGAATGATTAGTTTTTCACCAGACAGTCGATTTCTTTTGTGTTCAAGTGGGTTCTTTTCGCTCCGCCAAATATTTCGTTTAAGCATGACTGACGGGCCCGAGCTACTCTGTTTGATTCGCCCTGAGGGTCCTTGGAGAAATTCATTTGAGTTAGAACCCCATAGAATCGGTGGCTTTTTGTTGGGCGATCCTCCGAGTATAGTTCCGGGCTTTTATTACGATGTAGTGCTTAACAGCAAATCTCTTTTAAGGAACCACATGCGTGAAGGTTACATTGAACTAGTTTATCGGAATGCACCAACGAAGAGCACAGACTTCGGACTTGTCAGATGTCTCCGACTTTCGTTAACCGGTGAGAGTGTTTATGCGCTATTTTGGGTTGGACGGAGCAGATGGCGAATTTTAGCTTGGGACGTTTTAAATGGGGAACTTAAAGGACAGAAAGATTTTGAGAGTGACAATGTCTATGATTTTGTAACTTTAAAAGAAtgcatttttatttcaactaaTACCACACTTGAAGTTTGGAACTTGGATTTGTCAGTCTGCACGCGACGATGGAGGTTTGCGGCAGATACTATCTTTCCTATTTCAGATGATCAGGTGGCATGCATAACACATAAAACGCGACAAGGGATCATTTTGAATACTGTTGGTGGAGATAATGTGGTAACATTTATATTTCCTCCTGGTAGGTTGATTGCTTGCTACGGGGACCTCCAGCTGTTTGCCTCGCCTGGAATGGATGAAGAGTTCATTGAAATGAGGCAATTGGGTAAAACCGAACCACTGTGGCGTGCACTCCAGGGTGCCCGTTTGTCACGTTTGAAGGGATCATTTTCCCCCAAGGGTCAATTTATTGCTGTTTTTGTCATGCCCAACACCTACATTCTCGATGCATGTTCAGGTAATGTGCGCCTccaatttggtgatttcaccaCTTGCGATTGTGAATTCGTCGGTGACGAGGAGTGTATTTTTGTGAAATCCGTTCAGCCAATTGGCGGACGCCTTGAGCTGTTCAACGTAAGGTCTGGAGATCTACTCGGTGTAATGGATGTCGAATCGAACGTTTCCTATGGGCCTTGTCCTTTAGCAACTAGTCCTAGATTGGGTCTCATTGCCATTTGTtcaagggcgcagctcaacttggaaattatcaaggtaaaacaCCCGAGAGAGGAGACACTCATTACGGAGACAGAAAGGTTAGTTTGCAATGTCTCGTTTAAAAGCCAATCGTCGGTACTCAAATTGTTCTGTATATACTTCATGCTTGCCCTCATATAGAGTACAAACCATTATTTATTGTGAAAGCTTCGAAGTGTGTTTTTGATTCCCATATACGTTGGTATGGGCTTACATGACTGGTTTGCTTGTGGACTTATTCTCGCAccattagccagtatcaaaaataccataatactctttgtttgtccctccaaaattttgcataagcattgtttccagtttctcttgggaccattgtaagtcccaacagaaaataaaaacaatgcttatgcaagtttttgggtagggtcgtacctcttgttgaacaccaTAGGtagcttaaggtaattccttaatattgcattgcgcatcccaaCTGCGCTCGATTTTAATGTCAGCgagcgcacatgagcacgtgcgcgtacaaaacgttagagatttccctcaaactaagcccgatagcgaaataaatgctccttttctctcaaatgagcacggtgacccccaatttttttttcaggtatttgctaagaacagtctaataaaaaacatacttgaagaagaaaaaaagtttgatagtagaagatgaattgttttggaaaacagttccgtagtgggtgtattttggccaaggcgacgACTTCAAGCTAActacggaactgtcccaaagagtgcactattcccacaacaaggcaatcaaaaacggcgtaaatgaagctatgctgcttatgtgaataaaaggagctttattttcaaaataaaatttcgtgtctttcaagtaaccaagacttaattcagtattaaggtgattcgaatttttaacgtgAAACCAGTAAAAAAATCCCATTTTAAGGGCCTCTTAACACGAGCCCGGGTTGGACACCGACCCGGGTCAGTTCAGCGTCGAATATTGCGTTTACATGAGCCCGGGCTGGGTGAGGGTTGGGTCATTCCCGGCTGACCCGGGTCAGTTCCCTTTTCGCTGGGTTGAAAGGGCTGGTGACTACTTGTCAGTGaggaaaatggcggacgaatAATCCAACCATCACAATCATCAATTTGTGTTAACGTTATCGGCCGTTTTGGTACAGGCTGCGCATGGGCGAGAACGCTGAACCGCGAAAAAAGTGATGTTCAAACAATCCCGGGTCAGATACGCCGGTGTCTtcatgaagaaattgaagaaatttcaacccttctagCCGGGTCAACCCGAGTCTTGAGAAGGGTTACCCGGCAAGGGGGGCTGACCCGGTTTGActactgttttcatgtaaacgcttATAAACATTTGACTGCAAAAGAGTTACCCGCCGCGGTGATTCAACCCGGGGTAAAAAGcaacccgggctcgtgtaaagaggccctaagagcctgctgacgcgtaaacaagcatggtgaccccatttttttattccatttttctttatgttcatatcatgaatgttaatcatgccaagtttccaaaaaagtttgatagtatctaacaatttcaagggaattaccttaagcacAAGAAAGCACGAGTCGTCTTTGAGTCACGagcgacaaccggaagtgagaaGTTCTCCTAGTTAATTTCTCTTGGCACTACCACTTTTACATTACCAATCGattctaagtatcttttctctattagagacGATTAGATTAAGAGGCGTTTCAATTCCGGTTTCCATCCGTAGCtcaaagaaaaacatgaaaattctgTGATTCCAACTAGTCTCGATATTTGTAGGAAAATGCAATTTGCAGCTTGACATTTTCCCGTTTGCGgaaaacgcgatgctaaatttCTCGATTGCGTTTGTTAAAAGATGCAATAAGCGGTAATTTTTGCACTACATATATTAAGCTTAAGTTTTCTATTCCAATCGAAAGTCTACTAAACATTTGACCAGTTTACCTTCCTTGAGTGAAAagttgaaagacaagaaagggTTGATTGATTTGTATGTTTATCCGCAGGTTGGAGCTTCAGGAGTGAGTTTCACGCGGAAGAAAAAACGAGGGCTTACCAATGAACCCCCGCAAGGGTGAACTCTCTAAAACGACACTGAACTCTGTGTCAGATTGGCAAACCTGTATAGTTTTCTTGATTTGTAGTAGATGAGAATGCATTTCCTTAAATTAACTTGGTTGCCATGACCTATTGAGTAACCGAGCAACTTTTTAGCAGACGACTAGTGCAACAGCATACACTATGTTGATTGAATTTAGTAAATTACAGTGTTTTTACCATTTACTTCGCCGTCAATTGGCGACGGAAAAAGATACAATTATAGCTGTGCATAGatgttttattcttttttaaCCGGTAcatcttaaaatgtatttttcacATTTTCGCACAAGAAATACTTTGCTATGTTTTCATGTATCACGTTTACCGCTGGaaagtttacaattttaaaatgtgattaaggacggtgcctaattCAATTCAATATATTTTGCGCGGTCTATGGggaatatgtgggaaaagcagatctttacaagtgttattgaagtccaaaaagaaaattgggggtaaccacgcattttttaaagataactaatcaacaatatttgtaaaaagcttcaaaatacaaagtaatgtttggcgttttttttacaaattgaagcttaattatcggaaaaatgcgtggttacccccaattttctttttggataccaaactGAGCACTTGCGAAGTTCTTcgttctccgcatagttttaaaccgcgcaaaaatatccctgtattattaagcaccgccgatagcattctcgtcaccagagcctccaATCGACCCAAGGccctgggaaactctatgtgggagaacatgcgccgtagggttcttacagccaaaaaattggctatttgaaccttacggtgcctgctcac
The genomic region above belongs to Montipora capricornis isolate CH-2021 chromosome 8, ASM3666992v2, whole genome shotgun sequence and contains:
- the LOC138059110 gene encoding uncharacterized protein isoform X1, with translation MATPGPLASSKEKTNGAKLSRLIIDGGTTVLRNVFDTHHPPANLAADLNACYSILTNLSRRRILNGHQWDKLFPVGGASPDSNTFDITLLFLLLTNICGLTPPHTGWHCKPPPSDTSREANLARIKFFRNQLYGHITTTGVDELMFNALWQEISAVLVSLGLSQAEIDRLKAERCGEEDYLNALRDWAESEADLKTQLNEVRQLQNTVQESVKENKSILKDLRIQQSTTQETVEKVYSRLENLQISQNTTQEGVKDSSSRFHDIHQVVTETCHAKHNTNQEDNILKKLAKVDTQRDVRDYTKRYLEGTRESLFAKISTWLDDASSPNRVLVLSGNAGMGKSVIAAEMCKRMHEAGRLAGSHFCHHDRARHRNPKVMMQSLACHLSCYLPEYKRALVEQLSGNLGVEINDMEVSDLFDLLFSEPLNKVADPGRTSLVVIDAVDESEYQGRNDLLDVIANLFKSLPLWLRFLVTTRPEVNIWNSLKDLQPLLLEPKDEENLKVIRFYFEHSLSDLLEFERREVVLDYLVQKSEGVFLCAKFLVDFIRAKCSTLLTLEQLDKTLPAGIACVYQSYFQRLEQAMCKEVNITEEQFLCFLGAIAAAREPLPLGFVPKLLCTNMSSSIVVRKASKAIAIVSSLLPVHEDRIHVFHKSVKDWLTDKSRYGQHCFSVEEMEGHKILSTLCSNEFDELKSSCIGNLQSFTDTSRYALEHGVQHMLQLDQDMKSCSLEQRAGKYVSDLELLYAKLCVNLPGATEDIVGVMKQGGLKTISAECCDTLSSLLFLLKKHRVTLQEYPFTIFQCSLNEGSSKLSSDSFQLLETKYSDKPHMELLKKNHAQRGIQARFGCGSQVACLDVSPSLEYMVCECRDGSIQFWSLASGNLKWKRYVKPKQYHDYVVGPFRIIVTSRELVGFYRSVVFHPIKDVILPGVLNTAYSFNGDLKPLFPTSKCSFSVCSICGDEMLTDCPDDAKCLMMWNLNDGREIDRVYREKDIFSFAMSQDGKLVAMSHSPGSICLVERENGFSTLAEVPLMRGFGMISFSPDSRFLLCSSGFFSLRQIFRLSMTDGPELLCLIRPEGPWRNSFELEPHRIGGFLLGDPPSIVPGFYYDVVLNSKSLLRNHMREGYIELVYRNAPTKSTDFGLVRCLRLSLTGESVYALFWVGRSRWRILAWDVLNGELKGQKDFESDNVYDFVTLKECIFISTNTTLEVWNLDLSVCTRRWRFAADTIFPISDDQVACITHKTRQGIILNTVGGDNVVTFIFPPGRLIACYGDLQLFASPGMDEEFIEMRQLGKTEPLWRALQGARLSRLKGSFSPKGQFIAVFVMPNTYILDACSGNVRLQFGDFTTCDCEFVGDEECIFVKSVQPIGGRLELFNVRSGDLLGVMDVESNVSYGPCPLATSPRLGLIAICSRAQLNLEIIKVKHPREETLITETERLELQE
- the LOC138059110 gene encoding uncharacterized protein isoform X2 codes for the protein MATPGPLASSKEKTNGAKLSRLIIDGGTTVLRNVFDTHHPPANLAADLNACYSILTNLSRRRILNGHQWDKLFPVGGASPDSNTFDITLLFLLLTNICGLTPPHTGWHCKPPPSDTSREANLARIKFFRNQLYGHITTTGVDELMFNALWQEISAVLVSLGLSQAEIDRLKAERCGEEDYLNALRDWAESEADLKTQLNEVRQLQNTVQESVKENKSILKDLRIQQSTTQETVEKVYSRLENLQISQNTTQEGVKDSSSRFHDIHQVVTETCHAKHNTNQEDNILKKLAKVDTQRDVRDYTKRYLEGTRESLFAKISTWLDDASSPNRVLVLSGNAGMGKSVIAAEMCKRMHEAGRLAGSHFCHHDRARHRNPKVMMQSLACHLSCYLPEYKRALVEQLSGNLGVEINDMEVSDLFDLLFSEPLNKVADPGRTSLVVIDAVDESEYQGRNDLLDVIANLFKSLPLWLRFLVTTRPEVNIWNSLKDLQPLLLEPKDEENLKVIRFYFEHSLSDLLEFERREVVLDYLVQKSEGVFLCAKFLVDFIRAKCSTLLTLEQLDKTLPAGIACVYQSYFQRLEQAMCKEVNITEEQFLCFLGAIAAAREPLPLGFVPKLLCTNMSSSIVVRKASKAIAIVSSLLPVHEDRIHVFHKSVKDWLTDKSRYGQHCFSVEEMEGHKILSTLCSNEFDELKSSCIGNLQSFTDTSRYALEHGVQHMLQLDQDMKSCSLEQRAGKYVSDLELLYAKLCVNLPGATEDIVGVMKQGGLKTISAECCDTLSSLLFLLKKHRVTLQEYPFTIFQCSLNEGSSKLSSDSFQLLETKYSDKPHMELLKKNHAQRGIQARFGCGSQVACLDVSPSLEYMVCECRDGSIQFWSLASGNLKWKRYVKPKQYHDYVVGPFRIIVTSRELVGFYRSVVFHPIKDVILPGVLNTAYSFNGDLKPLFPTSKCSFSVCSICGDEMLTDCPDDAKCLMMWNLNDGREIDRVYREKDIFSFAMSQDGKLVAMSHSPGSICLVERENGFSTLAEVPLMRGFGMISFSPDSRFLLCSSGFFSLRQIFRLSMTDGPELLCLIRPEGPWRNSFELEPHRIGGFLLGDPPSIVPGFYYDVVLNSKSLLRNHMREGYIELVYRNAPTKSTDFGLVRCLRLSLTGESVYALFWVGRSRWRILAWDVLNGELKGQKDFESDNVYDFVTLKECIFISTNTTLEVWNLDLSVCTRRWRFAADTIFPISDDQVACITHKTRQGIILNTVGGDNVVTFIFPPGRLIACYGDLQLFASPGMDEEFIEMRQLGKTEPLWRALQGARLSRLKGSFSPKGQFIAVFVMPNTYILDACSGNVRLQFGDFTTCDCEFVGDEECIFVKSVQPIGGRLELFNVRSGDLLGVMDVESNVSYGPCPLATSPRLGLIAICSRAQLNLEIIKVKHPREETLITETERLELQE